One Cottoperca gobio unplaced genomic scaffold, fCotGob3.1 fCotGob3_170arrow_ctg1, whole genome shotgun sequence DNA segment encodes these proteins:
- the LOC115004693 gene encoding ensconsin-like produces MTEVAPSCPEMTALAPPPAPLISSRNASPARSPSSHNSTTEISEVLRDKTRRAQQQLDRSAEERGRKMDVQKRKEQQRRVAAGEKRRQQQEAEKVREYQNPLTAAAASHPVYAADVALAAR; encoded by the exons ATGACTGAAGTGGCTCCAAGCTGCCCTGAGATGACAG CGCTGGCCCCTCCTCCTGCACCGCTGATTTCCAGTAGGAATGCATCTCCTGCTCGATCACCATCCAGTCACAACAGCACGACAG AGATTTCCGAGGTGCTGCGGGATAAGACCCGCCGTGCGCAGCAGCAGCTGGATCGCAGCGCCGAGGAGCGAGGGAGGAAGATGGACGTGCAGAAGAGGAAGGAGCAGCAGCGCCGGGTGGCAGCCGGGGAGAAGAGACGGCAGCAGCAAGAGGCagagaaggtcagag AATACCAGAACCCGCTTACAGCAGCAGCGGCTTCACACCCTGTTTACGCAGCAGACGTAGCGTTAGCGGCACGTTAG
- the lipib gene encoding lipase member H encodes MPPCRLLGLLGLLVLGTGEVLSAAGESCDDFTDLNLSHCFMGTSLYVRLLLYTRSNLDCGRELDHHRLSSQPLFNLSRPTAFVIHGYRPTGAPPIWIDHLVHLLAEQEDMNIIVMDWNKGAANLNYFIAVTYTREAAYNLTGFIMTMQEEGASLSSVHLIGVSLGAHLAGFVGANLKGKIGRITGLDPAGPMFTSATPEERLDPSDAMFVDVLHTDMNSFGLRGAHGHIDFYANGGADQPGCPKTIFAGKSYFVCDHQRSVFLFLCALNRTCSLTGYPCSSYSDFLEGRCLQCEAFKPASCPVLGYDVSQWRETLLQLGQTKVFFSTTNTLPYRKLNYRVDMVTWNQYLRWGVVYIRLHSGRNVTEARIDHKPLQFEQYTSTRLLAQFDEDLKQVQKISMRINTGNVIGPRYKIRLLRIRFTPLERPERPLMCRFDVILEENMEVSFRPLPCSSGL; translated from the exons GTGAGGTACTGAGCGCGGCGGGCGAGTCCTGCGACGACTTTACCGACCTCAACCTGTCGCACTGCTTCATGGGAACCAGCCTGTACGTGCGGCTGCTGCTCTATACCCGCTCCAACCTCGACTGCGGCCGCGAGCTCGACCACCACCGCCTGTCCTCGCAGCCGCTCTTCAACCTCTCACGCCCCACCGCCTTCGTCATCCACGGCTACCGGCCCACCGGAGCGCCCCCCATCTGGATAGACCACCTCGTGCACCTGCTGGCGGAGCAGGAGGACATGAACATCATCGTGATGGACTGGAACAAGGGCGCTGCAAACCTCAACTACTTCATCGCCGTCACCTACACCAGGGAGGCGGCGTACAACCTGACCGGCTTCATCATGACCATGCAG gaggaaggAGCGTCGCTGAGCTCCGTCCACCTCATCGGCGTCAGTCTGGGAGCTCACCTGGCCGGGTTTGTAGGAGCAAACCTGAAGGGGAAGATCGGACGAATcacag GTCTGGACCCAGCCGGGCCGATGTTCACCAGCGCCACCCCCGAGGAGAGGCTCGACCCCTCGGACGCCATGTTTGTGGACGTTCTTCACACCGACATGAACT CATTTGGACTGAGAGGAGCTCACGGTCACATTGACTTCTACGCCAACGGTGGAGCCGACCAACCAGGGTGCCCCAAGACCATCTTTGCag GTAAATCTTACTTTGTGTGTGACCACCAGCGCTCGGTGTTTCTGTTCCTGTGCGCTCTGAACCGGACCTGCAGCCTCACCGGTTACCCCTGCTCGTCCTACAGCGACTTCCTGGAGGGCCGGTGTCTGCAGTGCGAGGCCTTCAAACCCGCGTCCTGCCCCGTGCTCG GTTACGATGTGAGCCAGTGGAGGGAGACGCTGCTGCAGCTGGGACAGACCAAAGTCTTCTTCAGCACCACCAACACGCTGCCCTACAGGA AGCTGAACTACAGAGTGGACATGGTGACCTGGAACCAGTACCTCCGCTGGGGGGTCGTCTACATCCGGCTGCACAGCGGCAGAAACGTCACAGAGGCCCGAATAGACCA CAAGCCGCTCCAGTTCGAGCAGTACACCTCCACGCGGCTGCTGGCCCAGTTCGACGAGGATCTGAAGCAGGTCCAGAAGATCTCGATGCGCATCAACACGGGAAACGTGATCGGCCCTCGCTACAAAATCAGACTGCTGCGAATACGCTTCACGCCGCTGGAGCGTCCCGAGAG gCCCTTGATGTGCCGTTTCGACGTCATCCTGGAGGAGAACATGGAGGTGTCGTTTCGACCTTTACCCTGCAGCTCTGGCCTCTGA
- the LOC115004698 gene encoding BCLAF1 and THRAP3 family member 3, translating into MSRPRSGSPRYRRFPWDEPDFDPHKVVAELEGNPSERSHRPREDLEEHWDYFREDRHPEAQRRSSALFQDDRQFGHQRHPNQEEFYRRRPPSPRRDAAGFDDDRRLFPPHDGEGGRHRAGFRELFQSFENRHRLSQSPPMLTRERLPPTSRSHSDHQQREPGVGWRRGEQGRGRGRFRDLSPSARLDDQRGGAAMERGRRNTQRPNSDRRREDSHQERNAPFKRQRREMDGATHLGYRNEEDFGEQRYSVDTPRHRFGGDTQGSLPRGNTRPSGALAIEHDHGTADGRQPPRWEQLSSRGDPDFDRQRSPRPTGSSQERSRPSDSRSDDREDARGRHFQDVWKESNSNDHETRRNPAPQERPNPARYGNRDCPVNHRGRGGPHPARGQFSRGQGGQTAPPRNQPRLQQSSKGYQDLPHEAQRPVYRPFREDSYEDPVEEEPDWAEEVKPPHWEPHRPVSVDRRLQRDDLDPKMPRQRERGWNGQNNHMSAVTEETLTIKVDMSRPVNKNSSLCYSSDRQLSLDLVNVGRQRLDFLPMLEHSGTYRETAMHAGTFAQEIITLVHQVKEQYFRDDGVSLNERFSAPQKGGGSEDETEELTLDERFSANRGFSLNMNSLLDDDEPLFSRLGPLPPVRGPGDLRHNLERRRQEKLEGVKVTISGSSQSQRPLDPISEPSSEDEMSQMDDEGFSTWPEEHSRRREGNMAPRRGAPFASQRRNTRPVNRLGPIRRPNSRNHPAGPNW; encoded by the exons ATGTCGAGACCCCGGTCTGGATCGCCACGTTACAG GAGGTTCCCGTGGGATGAACCCGACTTTGATCCTCACAAAGTCGTTGCAGAACTGGAAGGGAATCCGTCGGAGAGGAGCCACCGCCCTCGAGAAGATCTGGAAGAACACTGGGACTACTTCAGGGAAGATCGGCACCCTGAAGCCCAGAGAAGATCCTCCGCTCTTTTCCAAGATGACCGTCAGTTTGGGCATCAACGTCATCCAAACCAGGAGGAGTTTTACCGCAGAAGGCCCCCGTCGCCCCGTCGTGATGCGGCGGGCTTTGATGATGACCGGAGGCTTTTCCCACCGCACGATGGAGAAGGAGGTAGACACAGAGCAGGGTTTAGAGAACTTTTCCAGAGTTTTGAAAACAGGCATAGGTTGTCCCAGTCGCCTCCGATGTTGACGAGGGAAAGATTACCGCCGACATCAAGGTCTCACTCAGACCACCAACAGAGAGAGCCGGGGGTCGgctggaggagaggggagcaggGCAGAGGGCGAGGGAGGTTCAGGGACCTCAGTCCCAGTGCGAGGTTGGATGACCAAAGAGGGGGAGCAGCtatggagagaggaaggaggaacaCACAGCGTCCTAATAGTGACAGACGAAGAGAGGACTCTCATCAAGAGAGGAACGCCCCCTTTAAAAGGCAAAGAAGAGAAATGGATGGCGCCACTCACCTTGG GTACAGGAATGAGGAGGACTTTGGGGAACAGCGTTACTCAGTGGACACACCCAGACATAGGTTTGGAGGAGACACTCAGGGGAGCCTCCCACGTGGAAACACGCGGCCCTCGGGAGCACTCGCCATCGAACATGATCACGGCACCGCAGACGGCAGACAACCGCCACGGTGGGAACAACTTAGCAGCCGCGGAGACCCCGACTTCGATCGACAGAGGAGTCCCCGTCCAACGGGCTCCTCTCAGGAGCGTTCCAGGCCGTCGGACAGCAGGTCGGATGATCGGGAAGACGCAAGAGGacgccattttcaagatgtCTGGAAAGAATCCAACTCTAACGATCATGAAACCAGGAGGAATCCTGCGCCACAAGAGAGACCAAACCCCGCGAGATATGGTAATCGTGATTGTCCCGTGAACCACAGGGGGAGGGGCGGTCCTCACCCGGCGAGAGGGCAGTTCAGTCGCGGCCAGGGGGGGCAGACTGCACCGCCCAGGAATCAACCCCGCTTACAGCAGTCCTCCAAAGGATACCAAGATCTTCCTCATGAAGCGCAAAGACCGGTTTACCGACCCTTCAGGGAGGATAGCTACGAGGACCCCGTCGAAGAGGAGCCCGACTGGGCAGAAGAAGTAAAACCTCCACATTGGGAACCTCACAGGCCTGTAAGTGTGGACCGGCGCCTCCAGCGGGACGACTTGGACCCTAAAATGCCCCGTCAGAGGGAGCGAGGGTGGAACGGTCAGAACAACCACATGAGCGCCGTAACGGAGGAAACGCTAACCATCAAAGTGGACATGAGCCGACCCGTAAACAAGAACAG CTCGCTGTGTTACTCCTCGGACAGGCAGCTCTCTTTAGATCTGGTCAACGTGGGACGCCAGCGTCTGGACTTCCTGCCCATGCTGGAGCACTCTGGGACGTACCGGGAGACCGCAATGCACGCTGGGACTTTTGCCCAGGAAATCATCACACTGGTGcaccaggtcaaag AGCAGTACTTCAGAGATGATGGAGTCTCTCTGAACGAGCGCTTCTCAGCGCCTCAGAAAGGCGGCGGCTCTGAAGACGAGACGGAGGAGCTGACGCTGGATGAGAGGTTCAGTGCAAACCG AGGCTTCAGCCTGAACATGAACTCGCTGCTCGACGACGACGAGCCTCTGTTCTCCAGACTCGGCCCGTTACCG CCGGTTCGAGGCCCGGGGGACCTGAGACACAACCTGGAGAGGAGGCggcaggagaagctggagggAGTGAAGGTCACAATATCAGggagcagccaatcacagcggCCCCTGGATCCAATCAG CGAGCCGAGTTCAGAGGACGAAATGTCTCAGATGGACGACGAAGGATTCTCCACCTGGCCAGAGGAGCACAGCAGGAGGCGAGAAGGCAACATG GCACCACGGAGAGGAGCTCCCTTCGCCTCCCAGCGCAGGAACACTCGCCCCGTCAACCGGCTGGGACCAATAAGGCGACCGAACAGCCGCAACCACCCTGCAG GTCCTAACTGGTGA